In one Curtobacterium citreum genomic region, the following are encoded:
- a CDS encoding aldo/keto reductase, which produces MPRIGTSDLHVFPLALGGNVFGWTADEQTSHRVLDAYTGAGGDFIDSADVYSAWGDGNEGGESERVIGSWLRASGKRDDVVIATKVSQHPQFPGLSASNVAAAARASLERLGTDRIDLYYAHFDDQDTPLEETVRAFDQLVREGLVRYTAISNYSRARAEEWIRIAKADGLALPVAIQPHYNLVTREPYESEIAPLAAAEGLGVVPYFALAAGFLTGKYRTKDDFAGRDREGQVSGYFSDQGLAVVDALDTIAQAHGVEIASVALAWLQGRPDVVAPIASARNTEQLPALLASAELELTTDEVRTLDDASAAVPTEA; this is translated from the coding sequence ATGCCCCGCATCGGAACCAGCGACCTCCACGTGTTCCCCCTCGCCCTCGGCGGCAACGTCTTCGGCTGGACCGCCGACGAGCAGACCTCGCACCGGGTGCTCGACGCCTACACCGGTGCCGGCGGCGACTTCATCGACTCGGCGGACGTCTACTCCGCCTGGGGCGACGGCAACGAGGGCGGCGAGTCCGAGCGCGTCATCGGCTCGTGGCTCCGAGCCTCGGGCAAGCGCGACGACGTGGTGATCGCCACGAAGGTGTCGCAGCACCCGCAGTTCCCGGGGCTGTCGGCGTCGAACGTCGCCGCGGCCGCCCGCGCGAGCCTCGAGCGGCTCGGCACCGACCGGATCGACCTGTACTACGCGCACTTCGACGACCAGGACACCCCGCTCGAGGAGACCGTCCGCGCGTTCGACCAGCTCGTCCGCGAGGGCCTGGTGCGGTACACGGCGATCTCGAACTACTCCCGCGCACGCGCCGAGGAGTGGATCCGCATCGCGAAGGCCGACGGACTGGCGCTGCCGGTCGCGATCCAGCCGCACTACAACCTGGTCACCCGCGAGCCGTACGAGTCGGAGATCGCGCCGCTCGCCGCCGCCGAGGGCCTGGGCGTCGTGCCGTACTTCGCTCTGGCCGCCGGGTTCCTGACGGGCAAGTACCGGACGAAGGACGACTTCGCCGGGCGGGACCGCGAGGGCCAGGTGTCCGGGTACTTCTCGGACCAGGGACTCGCGGTGGTCGACGCCCTCGACACGATCGCACAGGCGCACGGCGTGGAGATCGCCTCGGTGGCGCTCGCGTGGCTGCAGGGCCGCCCGGACGTCGTCGCGCCGATCGCCAGTGCCCGGAACACCGAGCAGCTGCCGGCGCTCCTGGCGTCCGCCGAGCTCGAGCTCACCACGGACGAGGTCCGGACGCTCGACGACGCATCAGCCGCGGTGCCGACCGAGGCCTGA
- a CDS encoding HEAT repeat domain-containing protein, which translates to MTTTADALTDPRSSVRLRAVMALGTAADPADLELLLERCAVDPDLQVREALTWSLVRLPAELTVPRLVEQLHRPEAQARSQALHTLSKIRDASVYPAVADALGDPDPGVARTAWRAAALLAPESERPALARRLARELGSGDRERRLALSRALASLGPEVAGPVLTEAAERRGDAVREHVADTERLLADPDAGSALAVERARREMALGRGKRASG; encoded by the coding sequence ATGACCACCACCGCCGACGCCCTCACCGACCCCCGCTCCTCCGTGCGCCTGCGCGCCGTGATGGCCCTCGGGACCGCGGCGGACCCGGCCGACCTCGAGTTGCTGCTCGAGCGCTGCGCTGTCGACCCGGACCTGCAGGTGCGCGAGGCGCTGACGTGGTCGCTGGTCCGGTTGCCGGCCGAGCTGACCGTGCCGCGGCTCGTCGAGCAGCTGCACCGACCGGAGGCGCAGGCCCGGTCACAGGCGCTCCACACCCTCTCGAAGATCCGCGATGCCTCGGTGTACCCGGCCGTGGCCGATGCCCTCGGCGACCCGGACCCCGGCGTCGCCCGGACCGCCTGGCGCGCGGCCGCGCTGCTCGCACCGGAGAGCGAGCGCCCGGCGCTGGCCCGTCGGCTCGCCCGGGAGCTCGGCTCCGGCGACCGCGAGCGTCGGCTCGCGTTGAGCCGCGCGCTCGCCTCCCTCGGTCCGGAGGTCGCGGGACCCGTCCTCACCGAGGCGGCCGAGCGTCGCGGGGACGCCGTCCGCGAGCACGTCGCGGACACCGAGCGCCTCCTCGCCGACCCGGACGCCGGGTCGGCGCTCGCCGTCGAGCGCGCACGACGCGAGATGGCGCTGGGACGCGGCAAGCGCGCGTCCGGCTGA
- a CDS encoding sodium:proton exchanger: MIDTSTPTATERAHAPRMGRSAWGRIAICIVLALPAVVFRVTGFAPNAVVDLLVFGGAVVAASFLLAWAAEAAQKDISGALAIAILALIAVLPEYAVDLYYAFRSGYDPAYEQFAAANMTGSNRLLLGFGWPLVVILSLLVARRSVKAGSLPASATKVLQLETSSRLDIGFLALLAVVAFLIPLMGSIPMWFGFVLLAAFVAYLWRASKVSDGDDEDEEMVGMAGNIASMPTRARRWTIVALFVVAAAVILSSAEPFAEALVASGSALGIDSYFLVQWLAPLATEAPEFIVAALFALRGMGGAAIGTLIASKVNQWSLLVGSLPIAHVLGGGTTGGLPLDGRQVEEFMLTASQTVLGVAIIIALRFHRWSAIALVALFAVQFVVTDTSGRWVLSVVHLVAALVVFWVHRSSILPTLAAPFRRAGAAAVRT; the protein is encoded by the coding sequence GTGATCGACACCTCCACGCCCACCGCCACCGAGCGGGCACACGCACCCCGGATGGGCCGCAGCGCCTGGGGCCGCATCGCGATCTGCATCGTGCTCGCCCTGCCCGCTGTCGTCTTCCGTGTGACGGGCTTCGCGCCGAACGCCGTCGTCGACCTGCTCGTCTTCGGCGGGGCGGTCGTCGCTGCCTCGTTCCTGCTCGCCTGGGCCGCCGAGGCCGCGCAGAAGGACATCTCCGGTGCGCTCGCCATCGCGATCCTGGCGCTCATCGCCGTGCTGCCCGAGTACGCCGTCGACCTGTACTACGCGTTCCGCTCCGGCTACGATCCCGCCTACGAGCAGTTCGCCGCCGCGAACATGACCGGCTCGAACCGGTTGCTGCTCGGGTTCGGCTGGCCGCTCGTCGTGATCCTCTCGCTGCTCGTCGCCCGTCGCTCCGTCAAGGCCGGCTCCCTGCCCGCCTCGGCGACGAAGGTGCTGCAGCTCGAGACGTCCTCGCGGCTCGACATCGGCTTCCTGGCGCTCCTGGCGGTCGTCGCGTTCCTCATCCCGCTGATGGGCTCCATCCCGATGTGGTTCGGGTTCGTGCTGCTCGCCGCGTTCGTCGCCTACCTGTGGCGCGCGTCGAAGGTGTCCGACGGGGACGACGAGGACGAGGAGATGGTCGGGATGGCCGGCAACATCGCCTCGATGCCGACGCGGGCCCGTCGCTGGACGATCGTCGCGCTGTTCGTCGTCGCCGCCGCGGTCATCCTGTCGTCGGCGGAGCCCTTCGCCGAGGCCCTGGTCGCCTCGGGCAGCGCGCTCGGCATCGACAGCTACTTCCTGGTGCAGTGGCTCGCGCCGCTCGCCACCGAGGCGCCCGAGTTCATCGTCGCCGCGCTCTTCGCCCTGCGCGGGATGGGTGGCGCCGCGATCGGGACGCTCATCGCGTCGAAGGTCAACCAGTGGTCGCTGCTCGTCGGGTCGCTGCCGATCGCGCACGTGCTCGGCGGTGGGACCACGGGCGGGCTGCCGCTCGACGGCCGGCAGGTCGAGGAGTTCATGCTCACCGCGTCGCAGACCGTGCTCGGGGTCGCGATCATCATCGCGCTGCGCTTCCACCGGTGGTCGGCGATCGCCCTCGTGGCGCTGTTCGCGGTGCAGTTCGTCGTCACGGACACGAGCGGGCGGTGGGTGTTGAGCGTGGTGCACCTCGTCGCGGCCCTCGTGGTGTTCTGGGTGCACCGGTCGTCGATCCTGCCGACGCTCGCGGCGCCGTTCCGGCGGGCGGGGGCCGCGGCGGTCCGCACCTGA
- a CDS encoding metal-dependent transcriptional regulator: protein MRLPSLSTMAEDYVKLVWKAGERGGQGLATRDIAASLGVSASTVSGNLRKLDRDGLIEHTPYYGVVLTPLGQQVAVAMVRRHRLIETFLVQRLGYSWDEVHTEAEALEHAVSETFLERVDADLGHPTHDPHGDPIPAADGTVPASPGTLLGSVEPGSCGVVDRVSDDDPSLLRYFDELGVGLGTHLRVERVRDYAGVIAVTRRSADGAESLVDLPAAAASAIWLTPDPH from the coding sequence ATGCGGCTCCCCTCCCTCAGCACCATGGCCGAGGACTACGTGAAACTCGTGTGGAAGGCCGGGGAGCGCGGCGGGCAGGGGCTCGCGACCCGGGACATCGCCGCGTCGCTCGGGGTCTCGGCATCGACGGTGTCGGGGAACCTCCGGAAGCTCGACCGCGATGGTCTGATCGAGCACACCCCCTACTACGGCGTCGTGCTCACCCCGCTCGGGCAGCAGGTCGCCGTGGCGATGGTCCGGCGGCACCGGCTGATCGAGACGTTCCTGGTGCAGCGGCTCGGGTACTCGTGGGACGAGGTGCACACCGAGGCCGAGGCCCTGGAGCACGCCGTGTCGGAGACGTTCCTCGAGCGGGTCGACGCCGACCTCGGGCACCCGACGCACGACCCGCACGGCGATCCGATCCCCGCCGCGGACGGCACCGTCCCGGCGTCACCGGGCACGCTGCTCGGGTCCGTGGAGCCCGGCTCGTGCGGGGTCGTCGACCGGGTGTCCGACGACGACCCGTCCCTGCTGCGGTACTTCGACGAGCTCGGGGTCGGGCTCGGGACGCACCTGCGCGTGGAGCGGGTCCGGGACTACGCGGGCGTGATCGCCGTCACCCGTCGGTCCGCCGACGGCGCGGAGTCCCTCGTCGACCTGCCGGCGGCCGCGGCGAGCGCCATCTGGCTGACGCCCGACCCGCACTGA
- a CDS encoding CPBP family intramembrane glutamic endopeptidase, with the protein MTSTEPVRRRRPRWPVPSSLLLGLLPLVAFAAVSAWRSRPSDDYATLGQTVDSVVHALVLPESIAVLVLCVYVTALGWWPGAAVDHDRTPLRWTSVTVVLIAVVCAARLPLVDWSALPVRYFVLLTLGVLFVGVFEELLTRGVLLVGLRRRLPEFGVWIASCVLFGLLHLLNVLAGAAVGATLLQVGFAASFGSTLYLARRLTGNLLLPVLLHAFWDFGSIAVSATVDTTDLGRLLPVGIVGLVSFGVLALGLVAGGLVAWRDDRPRRLRRRWRDVPPAGVDAGRGAEPSLQAGV; encoded by the coding sequence GTGACCTCGACCGAGCCCGTGCGCCGTCGCCGTCCGCGCTGGCCGGTCCCGTCGTCGCTCCTGCTCGGGCTGCTGCCGCTCGTCGCGTTCGCCGCGGTCAGTGCCTGGCGGTCCCGACCGAGCGACGACTACGCCACGCTCGGCCAGACGGTCGACAGCGTCGTGCACGCCCTCGTGCTGCCCGAGAGCATCGCGGTGCTCGTGCTCTGCGTGTACGTGACCGCCCTCGGCTGGTGGCCTGGCGCGGCGGTCGACCACGACCGGACCCCGCTGCGGTGGACCTCGGTGACCGTCGTGCTGATCGCCGTGGTGTGCGCCGCGCGGCTGCCGCTCGTCGACTGGTCGGCGCTCCCGGTCCGGTACTTCGTGCTGCTCACCCTCGGCGTGCTGTTCGTCGGGGTGTTCGAGGAGCTGCTCACCCGCGGGGTCCTGCTCGTCGGGCTCCGGCGCCGGCTGCCCGAGTTCGGTGTGTGGATCGCCTCGTGCGTGCTGTTCGGGCTCCTGCACCTGCTCAACGTCCTCGCCGGGGCAGCCGTCGGCGCGACCCTGCTGCAGGTGGGGTTCGCGGCCTCGTTCGGCTCGACGCTGTACCTGGCACGTCGGCTGACGGGGAACCTGCTGCTGCCCGTGCTGCTCCACGCCTTCTGGGACTTCGGGTCGATCGCGGTGTCCGCCACGGTCGACACGACGGACCTCGGCCGACTCCTGCCCGTCGGGATCGTCGGCCTCGTGTCCTTCGGCGTACTCGCCCTCGGGCTCGTCGCCGGCGGGCTGGTCGCATGGCGTGACGACCGGCCGCGCCGCCTGCGGCGCCGGTGGCGGGACGTGCCGCCCGCCGGGGTGGACGCGGGGCGGGGAGCCGAGCCGAGCCTCCAGGCCGGGGTCTGA
- a CDS encoding phosphatase PAP2 family protein, producing the protein MRRTSLRGVTVATVATALVIGSPLVAQAATTYPSDSTPPNLISLLNGYDQYWTSTGTNNLHGTVDDGATLAKNDELTSWINQHATKAQQFTALQDAEYNNATNTAYDQSFTVSQGLGDVLGKLFVKGRLDGSLPLTNALINSSNGTSGAYVGTGAAKAHFSYPRPYLPSDPAATLPAGDDQVNCNPATVNASSLAANRTGKAWADAKGNLTITRVPATTDTTHEFSPNDVVLDAGYGQKGICTGGSYPSGHTTTAYQAGITLATLVPELAPEILARTSEAGNDRIVLGVHYPLDIMGGRIDGEAALATRWSDTQYRTQVLEPARAELVKYLEAQCGGTLASCIAAEKPYTDDPYGGQAMPGGTAQVVTDRASAVSVYHERLTYGFARTGVAGQAPSVPAGASNLLLTAFPTLTDAQRTAVLAQTEIDSGYPLDQTGSANGSWERLDLAAATSATVAIQADGSAKVLSTGGTATVVSGVLTAPQGTTVQAGSAIALRGTGLAAGATLQVVLHSDPVTVGTLTVGADGTATGSVTIPAGTAAGSHTLDLVDASEASVLVSPLGITVTAAASGSGTTGGSGTTGGSGTAGAAGTVPVGVHLPVVSG; encoded by the coding sequence ATGCGCAGAACCTCACTCCGCGGGGTGACCGTCGCGACGGTCGCGACCGCCCTCGTGATCGGGTCACCGCTCGTCGCCCAGGCCGCGACGACGTACCCGAGCGACTCCACCCCGCCGAACCTGATCAGCCTGCTGAACGGCTACGACCAGTACTGGACCTCGACGGGGACGAACAACCTCCACGGCACCGTCGACGACGGTGCGACGCTCGCGAAGAACGACGAGCTGACGAGCTGGATCAACCAGCACGCCACGAAGGCGCAGCAGTTCACGGCGCTGCAGGACGCCGAGTACAACAACGCGACGAACACCGCGTACGACCAGTCGTTCACGGTCTCGCAGGGCCTCGGCGACGTGCTCGGCAAGCTGTTCGTCAAGGGCCGCCTGGACGGTTCGCTGCCGCTGACGAACGCCCTCATCAACTCCTCGAACGGCACGAGCGGCGCCTACGTCGGCACCGGAGCGGCCAAGGCGCACTTCAGCTACCCGCGGCCCTACCTGCCGTCCGACCCCGCGGCGACGCTGCCCGCCGGGGACGACCAGGTGAACTGCAACCCGGCGACCGTGAACGCGTCGTCGCTCGCCGCGAACCGCACCGGCAAGGCGTGGGCGGACGCGAAGGGCAACCTCACGATCACGCGCGTGCCCGCCACGACGGACACCACGCACGAGTTCTCGCCGAACGACGTCGTGCTCGACGCCGGCTACGGCCAGAAGGGCATCTGCACCGGCGGTTCGTACCCGTCCGGGCACACCACCACGGCGTACCAGGCCGGCATCACCCTCGCCACGCTCGTCCCCGAGCTCGCGCCGGAGATCCTCGCCCGCACCTCGGAGGCCGGCAACGACCGCATCGTCCTCGGCGTGCACTACCCGCTCGACATCATGGGCGGACGCATCGACGGCGAGGCCGCCCTCGCCACCCGCTGGTCGGACACGCAGTACCGCACGCAGGTCCTCGAGCCCGCCCGGGCCGAGCTCGTCAAGTACCTCGAGGCGCAGTGCGGCGGGACCCTGGCGTCCTGCATCGCCGCCGAGAAGCCCTACACGGACGACCCCTACGGCGGCCAGGCGATGCCCGGCGGCACCGCGCAGGTCGTCACCGACCGTGCATCGGCCGTGTCGGTCTACCACGAGCGCCTCACCTACGGCTTCGCCCGCACGGGCGTCGCGGGCCAGGCCCCATCCGTGCCGGCCGGCGCGTCGAACCTGCTCCTCACGGCGTTCCCGACGCTGACCGACGCGCAGCGCACCGCTGTGCTCGCGCAGACCGAGATCGACTCGGGCTACCCGCTCGACCAGACGGGGTCCGCCAACGGCTCGTGGGAGCGGCTCGACCTCGCCGCGGCGACGAGCGCCACGGTCGCGATCCAGGCCGACGGAAGCGCGAAGGTGCTGTCCACGGGTGGGACGGCGACCGTCGTCTCCGGCGTGCTGACCGCCCCGCAGGGCACCACGGTCCAGGCCGGCAGCGCCATCGCCCTCCGCGGCACCGGCCTGGCCGCCGGCGCCACGCTCCAGGTCGTGCTGCACTCCGACCCGGTCACGGTCGGCACGCTCACGGTCGGCGCCGACGGCACCGCGACCGGCTCCGTCACGATTCCCGCGGGGACCGCAGCGGGATCGCACACGCTCGACCTGGTCGACGCGTCGGAGGCCTCGGTGCTCGTGTCGCCGCTCGGCATCACGGTGACCGCGGCGGCCAGCGGCTCGGGAACGACCGGCGGCTCGGGAACGACCGGCGGCTCGGGAACGGCCGGCGCAGCCGGCACCGTCCCGGTCGGCGTGCACCTGCCCGTCGTCAGCGGCTGA
- a CDS encoding L,D-transpeptidase, producing the protein MQRTTLWTTVGGVAAAVAAAAIALPLLVGGGPAPAAGTTRAATASATSAPSVPSVDAAALAALPEAQYSAVIGGLLPWDRTTTSVDVFHLTADAPLFGDARTAPVARLAKDDFLQQPTTVVGVRRQGPWELVLTPARRQLPSAAGAGGAAAQTAAWVPTALLTAAPSPTSRVVISTKEQSVSIVSASTGAVQQHFAAGVGTADTPTPTGVTGYLEQRYVDPSQGTGDHPIQLTSLHSSAADEPYGGHDGGLIGLHWNATTSGAVSHGCVRLSAEAVAAVDALPLGTLVTVE; encoded by the coding sequence GTGCAGCGCACCACCCTCTGGACCACCGTCGGCGGCGTCGCCGCCGCCGTCGCGGCGGCCGCGATCGCCCTCCCGCTCCTGGTCGGCGGCGGACCCGCCCCCGCGGCCGGCACCACCCGCGCGGCCACGGCGTCCGCGACCTCGGCGCCGAGCGTTCCGTCCGTCGACGCCGCGGCGCTCGCCGCCCTGCCCGAGGCGCAGTACTCGGCCGTGATCGGCGGGCTGCTCCCGTGGGACCGGACGACCACCTCGGTCGACGTGTTCCACCTGACCGCCGACGCCCCGCTGTTCGGTGACGCTCGGACCGCCCCCGTGGCGCGGCTCGCGAAGGACGACTTCCTGCAGCAGCCGACCACGGTCGTCGGTGTGCGACGGCAGGGCCCGTGGGAGCTCGTGCTGACGCCCGCGCGGCGGCAGCTGCCCTCGGCCGCCGGAGCCGGCGGTGCCGCGGCGCAGACCGCGGCGTGGGTGCCGACGGCCCTGCTGACGGCGGCACCGTCGCCGACCTCGCGCGTCGTGATCTCGACGAAGGAGCAGTCCGTGTCGATCGTCTCGGCGTCGACCGGAGCGGTGCAGCAGCACTTCGCCGCGGGCGTCGGGACGGCGGACACCCCGACGCCGACCGGGGTCACGGGCTACCTGGAGCAGCGGTACGTCGACCCGTCGCAGGGCACCGGCGACCACCCGATCCAGCTCACCTCGCTGCACTCGAGCGCCGCCGACGAGCCGTACGGCGGGCACGACGGCGGGCTGATCGGGCTGCACTGGAACGCCACGACCTCGGGTGCGGTGTCGCACGGGTGCGTCCGGCTGTCCGCCGAGGCGGTGGCGGCGGTGGACGCCCTGCCGCTCGGCACGCTCGTCACGGTGGAGTGA
- a CDS encoding HAD-IIA family hydrolase yields MATRDDVECWLTDMDGVLVHENQALPGAPELIQQWLDEGTEFLVLTNNSIFTPRDLSARLRSFGLHVPEERIWTSALATADFCRSQMPGGSAFVIGEAGMTTALHEAGFIMTETAPDYVVVGETRNYSFEAITKAVRLIRDGARFIVTNPDATGPSAEGVLPATGAIAAMIEKATGKQPYVVGKPNPMMFRSAMNRIGAHSENTGMIGDRMDTDVQAGIEAGLHTVLVLTGISDQAEIDRYPFRPSEVITGVHELVRPEPVEVEM; encoded by the coding sequence ATGGCGACCCGCGACGACGTCGAGTGCTGGCTGACCGACATGGACGGCGTGCTCGTCCACGAGAACCAGGCGCTCCCGGGCGCCCCCGAGCTCATCCAGCAGTGGCTCGACGAGGGCACCGAGTTCCTCGTCCTGACGAACAACTCGATCTTCACGCCGCGGGACCTCAGCGCCCGCCTGCGGAGCTTCGGCCTGCACGTGCCCGAGGAACGCATCTGGACGAGCGCCCTGGCGACGGCCGACTTCTGTCGCTCCCAGATGCCCGGCGGCTCGGCGTTCGTGATCGGCGAGGCCGGCATGACCACCGCCCTGCACGAGGCCGGGTTCATCATGACCGAGACCGCGCCGGACTACGTGGTGGTCGGCGAGACGCGGAACTACTCGTTCGAGGCGATCACGAAGGCCGTCCGGCTCATCCGCGACGGTGCCCGGTTCATCGTGACGAACCCGGACGCGACCGGACCCTCAGCCGAGGGGGTCCTGCCGGCCACGGGTGCGATCGCCGCGATGATCGAGAAGGCCACCGGGAAGCAGCCGTACGTCGTGGGCAAGCCGAACCCGATGATGTTCCGGTCGGCGATGAACCGGATCGGGGCGCACTCCGAGAACACGGGCATGATCGGCGACCGGATGGACACCGACGTGCAGGCCGGCATCGAGGCGGGGCTGCACACGGTGCTCGTCCTGACCGGCATCAGCGACCAGGCCGAGATCGACCGCTACCCGTTCCGCCCGAGCGAGGTCATCACGGGCGTCCACGAGCTCGTCCGTCCCGAGCCCGTCGAGGTCGAGATGTAG
- a CDS encoding TetR/AcrR family transcriptional regulator C-terminal domain-containing protein: MLVDPGTPSAAPRPTTASPATEREQSAAAGEKPAPRRRGRPNVLSRDQVVDAATAIANEEGLDRLSFRALGARLGVAPMTVHRTIGGLDDLHAELVRRTVDEFTATFVWPDDWRQVVCVFARTFRQLMHTHPLVLESHSQRAPLASTESDAVVAKVVGALRQAGLSERDAMYAFFVVYDFVVGHAGVQVGRGDSDAGRPERHRLVGEILGEHSYDERFELGLEILLSGIEARVRSTNAAAAPQADR, encoded by the coding sequence GTGCTCGTCGACCCTGGCACCCCCAGCGCCGCACCCCGCCCGACCACGGCCAGCCCGGCAACGGAACGCGAGCAGTCAGCGGCGGCGGGTGAGAAGCCCGCCCCGCGCCGCCGCGGCCGGCCGAACGTGCTGAGCCGCGACCAGGTGGTCGACGCCGCGACGGCCATCGCGAACGAGGAGGGCCTCGACCGCCTGTCCTTCCGCGCCCTCGGCGCCCGCCTCGGCGTCGCCCCGATGACCGTGCACCGGACCATCGGCGGCCTGGACGACCTGCACGCCGAGCTCGTCCGCCGCACCGTCGACGAGTTCACCGCGACCTTCGTCTGGCCGGACGACTGGCGCCAGGTGGTCTGCGTGTTCGCCCGGACCTTCCGGCAGCTCATGCACACGCACCCGCTCGTGCTCGAGTCGCACAGCCAGCGCGCCCCGCTGGCCTCGACCGAGTCCGACGCCGTCGTGGCGAAGGTCGTCGGCGCCCTGCGGCAGGCCGGGCTGAGCGAGCGGGACGCCATGTACGCGTTCTTCGTCGTGTACGACTTCGTGGTCGGGCACGCCGGGGTGCAGGTCGGCCGGGGCGACTCCGACGCCGGGCGTCCGGAGCGGCACCGGCTCGTCGGCGAGATCCTCGGCGAGCACTCCTACGACGAGCGGTTCGAGCTCGGCCTGGAGATCCTGCTCAGCGGGATCGAGGCACGCGTGCGCTCGACGAACGCAGCCGCAGCGCCCCAGGCAGACCGGTGA